CCGGCGCGCGCGACCTGAGCGCCGGCGCGACCCTGGTCCGCGCCCAGCGCGCGAAGGCCGCCACGCAACGCATCCCCGCGATGGACACGCTCGCCCGCCGCGCGCCCGGCGACCTGATCGTCGAGTTCACCGAGGAGAACGCCGACGGTTCGGTCACCGTGGTCCGGATCTACGAGGGCGACACCGAGGACGTCGTGCGCGTGACCCGCAGCACGACCTGGCCCGACGGCAATCTGCTGCTCGCGGCGATCGACGACGAGATCCTGGTCGACGTCGGAGCCGACCCCGTGGACGAGTCCGACGACGTGTGGCTCTTCCTGCAGAGCACGATCTCCTTCGTCGGCGGCCAGTCGTTGAGCCGCACGATCGACCTGCAGGACCAGGGCGGTCTGCAGGACGACGCCGTGGTCGACATCGTCAGCACCTTCGAACCGCGTCCGGAGCACCCGCGCCTGGTCGACATCGTCAGCACGCTCACCGTCGACGTCGGGCTGCTCGCCGACGAGGGCGACGACCGCTTCGTGCGCGTGGAGCGCGTGACGCGCCTGTCCGGCACCGCCCACGACGGCGACAGCCCGCGCGTGGTCGAGTCGCTGGTGCCCGAGGTTCCCGTGGCCGAGGGCGAGGAGCCCTGCGGCGGCACGCTCGAGCGCGACAGCTTCTTCCGGCAGGACCGCGCGCTGAAGCGCTGGACCGACCGCGCGAGCTGGAGCTGCGACGGCGGTGGTCAGCTGAGCCGCGCGCTGGTCTACGCCGACGACACCGAGGACTCCGTCACCATCACCGAGGACGCCCAGGGCGTGGTCACGCTCGAAGCGCTCGAGCGCGACGGCACCGAGACCGACGGCTCGTACGATCCCGCCACGCGCGGCTTCGAGTTCACCACGGTGTACCCGGCCGGCAGCGATCCCGTGCAGCGCGCCGTGCAGGGCTCGACCAACGCCGACGAGACCGAGTTCACGCTCGCCGAACAGGTCACCTACCTCGACGGCTTCGTCGAGAGCAACGAGTTGTCCGGCGTCGAGTCGGCCGACGGGCGCACGCTCTCCGGCTCGCACGACGGCCGCGACGAGAGCCTGGACTTCGAGCTGTCCAGCAACGTCGACGAGACCCGCCTCGAGGGCTGGATCGAGAACGACCAGCAGCAGCGCGTGGAGTTCGCGGCCGAAGAACTGCCCGACGGCTCCCGCCTGCTCGACTTCACCGCCACCGAGCCGGGCGTGACCGTGGTCGGTCACCTCGAGGCCGGCCCCGACGGCTGCGGCACCGGCACGCTCGAGATCACCGAGGACGGCACCACCGTCACCATCGAGTTCGAGTTCTGCGACGACGACCTCGACGAGTCCGCGATCCTGGCCGCCGGTTGATTTCCACCCGATCGTAGGGCCGGGTCCGCGGTGGGCCCGGCCGCTCCATCCTTCCGGAGACGCCGCCATGAACACCCGAGTGATCGTTCCCACGCTGCTGCTGATCCTGCTCCCCGCCGCGGCCGCCGCGCAGACCGCCCCGGTCGAGCACGCCTTCACCGAGCCGACCGAGCGCCCCGGCAGCGCCCGGCCCGGGCCCTACGTCACCCTCGGACTCGGCGGCTTCGGGTTCGATCTCGACGACGAGGTCGCCGATCGCTTCGCCGACCTGGACATCGACCTCGGTGAGACCGCCAACGGCGGGAGCCTGGCCGTCGGCTGGTCGTGGTCGAACGAGTTCGCCCTGGAACTGCGCGCCGGCGGCGGCGAGGTCGAGACGGCCAATCCCGACGTCGAGTCGATCTTCGGACAGCTGGCCCTGGCCGCCCGCGCGCCACTGGCTCCGCGCGCCCGGGTCGCGCCCTACCTCGAGGCCGCGCTGGGCTTCTCGGTGCTCGGCTTCACCGGCGACGGAATCGAGGATCGCGCGCTCTCCGGCGGCCACACCGGCCTCGGCGGCGGCGTCGAGATCCACCTGCACCGGCGCTGGGCCGTGGACTTCGGCTACCAGTTCTCGCTGATCGACTTCGAGCAGGAGACGCTGTCGACGACCAGCGGGGATCGGGAGATCGAACTCGACGGGAGCGGTCGCGCCCACCGCTTCGAGGTCCGCACCGTGTTTTCCTTCTGATGTGCCTCGAAGATTGTGCACACCGCGAGCGGGGGTCCGAAGGGCCCCCGTTTTCACGCTCCGTCACCGACTTCGTCACCCCGCGGTGACACTCGATGTCCCGGTTCCGGGACGTCCAGGGGCGCCACGGCCGAGTGCACAATCTCCGAGCCACACTATTCTGATCCCCATGGACCTTCTGCGCCCGGACACCTGGCCCGCCCGCCCCCTCGTCATGGGGATCGTCAACGTCACCCCCGACAGCTTCAGCGACGGCGGGCAGCACCGTCGGTGGGACAAGGCCGTCGAGCACGCCCTGCAACTGGTCCGCGACGGGGCCGACGTGCTCGACGTCGGCGGCGAGTCCACCCGGCCCGGCTCCGATCCGGTCGGCGACGACGAGGAGCTCGACCGGGTGCTGCCGGTGATCCGCGTGCTCGCGGGCGAGACCGACACCCCGATCAGCATCGACACCCGCAAGCCGGCGGTGGCCGAGGCCGCGCTCGAGGCCGGAGCCGTGCTGGTGAACGACGTGAACGGGCTGCGCGAGCCGGGCATGATCGAGACGATCGCCGGCGCCGGAGTGGGGGCCTGCATCATGCACATGCAGGGCACGCCACGGACGATGCAGCAGGAGCCGCACTACGACGACGTGGTCGGCGAGGTGCTGGACTTCCTGCGCGATCAGGCACACCGCGCGATCGCGGCCGGGGTGGACCGCGAACGGATCTGGGTCGATCCGGGGATCGGCTTCGGCAAGACCCTCGAGCACAATCTCGCGCTGCTCGCCGCCCTCGACCGGTTCGCGGAGCTGGGCTACCCTGTGCTCGTGGGGGCCAGCCGCAAACGATTCATCGATCGGATCAGGACCGCACCCGTGGACGAGCGTCTGGGCGGAAGTCTGGCCGCGATCGCCGACATCACGCGCCTGCCGCGCGCGGTCCTTCGGGTGCACGACGTGTTCGCCACGCGGCAGTTCCTCGAAGTGCGCGCCCGGATCGCCGAGGCGCGGGGCGGGCACCTGGCGCCCGCGCTGCGGTCCGAGTCCCCCTTCGACGAGGCCGCCTCCGGAGACGACGACCCCAACGGCCGCGAGGACCGCCGTGGGTGAACTGTACGAATTCCTGCGCAGCACCTACCTGCTCGACGTCATCGACATCCTGGTCGTCGCCTTCCTGTTCTATCGTCTCTACATCGTCATCCGCGGGACCCGGGCGACCGAGATGTTCGCCGGCCTGGCGATCCTCTTCGCGTTCTCGCTGGTGGCGCAGTCACTCGGACTGCTCCTGCTCAACCAGATCATCGTGAGTCTGCAGACGGTGTGGTTGATCGCGGTGGTGATCCTCTTCCAGCCCGAGCTGCGCGGGGCACTCAGTTACCTGGGCAAGACACGCTACTTCCGCTTCTTCGTCAAACCGCAGCAACCGGCGGTGATCGACGAGCTGGTCAGTGCGGTGAACCGGCTGAACCGCGCGGGTCTCGGAGCGATCCTGGTCCTGGAGCGTCAGACGGGCCTCAAGAACCACATCGACACGGGCAAGGAGATCAACGCGGATGTCTCGGCCGAGCTGCTCGAGACGATCTTCACGCCTCCCACGCCGCTGCACGACGGCGCGGTGATCATCCGCGGCGACCGGATCCGCGCGGCGGGTTGTATCTTGCCGTTGAGTCGCAACGAGAACCTGGCCTACACGCTGGGCACACGCCACCGCGCGGCGCTCGGGATCACCGAGGAGAGCGACGCCTTCGTGATCGTGGTCAGCGAAGAGAGCCGGCAGATCAGCGTGGCCGAAGAGGGCCGACTGAAGCGCCGCTTGAAGCTGGAGCAGTTGCGGAACGAACTCGAGCGCGTGTACGGGGCGGCCACCACCGAGGGTGTGCAGGAGCCCGAGTCGAAGAAGTCCCGCACGCCGAAGCCGCGCGCGGCAGCGCGCGAGGACTGAAGCCGCGGCCGCGGATCCGGGTCAGACCGTCGCCGTCGTCCTCAGCAGGTCGTCGACGTCGGCGTCGTCGAGGCCCGGGGTGGGGTCGTCGCGCAGGATCTCGACGAAGACCTCGATGACCACCGGGTCGTAGC
The genomic region above belongs to Candidatus Krumholzibacteriia bacterium and contains:
- a CDS encoding outer membrane beta-barrel protein, with translation MNTRVIVPTLLLILLPAAAAAQTAPVEHAFTEPTERPGSARPGPYVTLGLGGFGFDLDDEVADRFADLDIDLGETANGGSLAVGWSWSNEFALELRAGGGEVETANPDVESIFGQLALAARAPLAPRARVAPYLEAALGFSVLGFTGDGIEDRALSGGHTGLGGGVEIHLHRRWAVDFGYQFSLIDFEQETLSTTSGDREIELDGSGRAHRFEVRTVFSF
- the folP gene encoding dihydropteroate synthase, with translation MDLLRPDTWPARPLVMGIVNVTPDSFSDGGQHRRWDKAVEHALQLVRDGADVLDVGGESTRPGSDPVGDDEELDRVLPVIRVLAGETDTPISIDTRKPAVAEAALEAGAVLVNDVNGLREPGMIETIAGAGVGACIMHMQGTPRTMQQEPHYDDVVGEVLDFLRDQAHRAIAAGVDRERIWVDPGIGFGKTLEHNLALLAALDRFAELGYPVLVGASRKRFIDRIRTAPVDERLGGSLAAIADITRLPRAVLRVHDVFATRQFLEVRARIAEARGGHLAPALRSESPFDEAASGDDDPNGREDRRG
- the cdaA gene encoding diadenylate cyclase CdaA; this encodes MGELYEFLRSTYLLDVIDILVVAFLFYRLYIVIRGTRATEMFAGLAILFAFSLVAQSLGLLLLNQIIVSLQTVWLIAVVILFQPELRGALSYLGKTRYFRFFVKPQQPAVIDELVSAVNRLNRAGLGAILVLERQTGLKNHIDTGKEINADVSAELLETIFTPPTPLHDGAVIIRGDRIRAAGCILPLSRNENLAYTLGTRHRAALGITEESDAFVIVVSEESRQISVAEEGRLKRRLKLEQLRNELERVYGAATTEGVQEPESKKSRTPKPRAAARED